One bacterium genomic window carries:
- a CDS encoding HNH endonuclease, whose product MTQYRTRAGRILWQAVREYALLRDRYTCQVCGSGEDLTLHHLKTREEGGSDDAGNLITVCRSCHVVIHKPKGVLVASLHSKHRGLEASHPLEDV is encoded by the coding sequence ATGACCCAGTACCGCACCCGAGCCGGGCGGATCCTCTGGCAGGCTGTCCGCGAGTACGCCCTCCTCCGCGATCGCTATACCTGCCAGGTCTGCGGGTCCGGCGAGGACCTCACCCTCCACCACCTGAAGACTCGGGAAGAGGGCGGATCAGACGATGCAGGCAACCTCATCACCGTCTGCAGGTCGTGCCACGTCGTCATCCACAAACCGAAGGGGGTCCTGGTCGCCAGTCTCCACTCGAAACACAGGGGCCTAGAGGCATCACATCCACTGGAGGATGTATGA